TGATAAACGTAAATCGATATGATGGTTTTTAATATGGCGGTTAATCATTTCACTTTCACCATCTGGTAATACACCATTCCAAAAACTAGGCTCTCGCACTAAAAATGTGACTGGAATATTTCTGGAATTTAGCATTTCAGCAAGTTCAATCCCTATTAAACCACCACCAACAATCACGGCACGTTTACAAATTTCATTGTTTGGTGCATGCTGTTCTAAATTTTCTAAATCTTGTTTGTGGTACATGCCCATAACACCTTTTAAATCTTGTCCTGGCCAACCAAATTTGTTAGGTTTACTACCGGTTGCAATAATGAGTTTGTCGTATTTTAAGGAGTCGGTATTTTCAAAATGGAGTGTTTTCGCTTCTGTATCAATATGCTTTACCAACCCTTTTTTTAGTTCTATTCGGTTTTTCTTCCAAAACCAATTTTCATAAGGCTGGGTGTGTTCAAACTTCATATGTCCCATGTACACGTACATCAAAGCGGTTCTCGAGAAAAAGTAATCGGTTTCGGCAGAAATGATGGTGATTTTTTTATCTGAAAGTTTTCTAATATGCCTTGCAGTTGTTATACCAGAAATGCCATTGCCAATAATAACTATATGCTCCATAAAATGTTATTGCGTTCTGTTATTAGGTCGAAGGTTATACCCAAACCTTAAAAGATTTGTTTAATTTGTTTAAATTTAAACATTAAATACAAGCTATGAAGATTATTTTTAGAATGAGTTTGTTTCTCTTGGTATGTTCTTGTGCTATGACGTCTCATAAAACAGAAAAGATAAACGGTGTGAGTTTTGTGGCGTCTAGAGACACTATAAATGATGTGCATATAAAACCTTTACTTAATATTCATGCTAATTATGCGGCTATTATGCCTTTTGGATTTATTAGGGAATTATCCCACCCAGAAATTGTATTTAATACAGAAAGACAGTGGTTTGGAGAAAGAGCTGTTGGTGTAAAACAATATGCTGAAAATATGAAAAAAAATCAAATTAAAGTGATGTTGAAACCTCAAATTTGGGTGAGTCGTGGTGCGTTTACAGGAGGAATTAAAATGACATCGGAAGCCGATTGGCAGGTTTTGGAAGATTCATATACAAGTTTTATATTAACTTATGCCAAATTAGCTCAAGAACTACAAACCGAAATTTTTTGTATTGGTACCGAATTAGAAAGTTTTATTGATGAGCGTCCTGAGTATTGGAAGCAACTGATTGTTAACATTAAAAAGGTTTATAAAGGAAAGTTA
The genomic region above belongs to Mariniflexile litorale and contains:
- a CDS encoding glycoside hydrolase; protein product: MKIIFRMSLFLLVCSCAMTSHKTEKINGVSFVASRDTINDVHIKPLLNIHANYAAIMPFGFIRELSHPEIVFNTERQWFGERAVGVKQYAENMKKNQIKVMLKPQIWVSRGAFTGGIKMTSEADWQVLEDSYTSFILTYAKLAQELQTEIFCIGTELESFIDERPEYWKQLIVNIKKVYKGKLTYAANWNEYDRTPFWDPLDYIGIDAYFPVSDEKTPTVEACRKGWLKHKPTIKSFSERYKKPILFTEVGYRSVDFSGKEPWRSDRDMTVVNLEAQTNTMQVLFEVFWNEDEDWFAGGFLWKWFHNHKEAGGENDSRFTPQNKPVETLVKAHYSK